DNA from Hwangdonia lutea:
TAAACTCTAAATCCTCAGGTTCTAAAGCACGTAAGTATATATTTTTGCCTTTTAGGGTTATCATATTTTGCCTTGAAAAACTAATTTTGCCGGCCCTATTAGCCAAACATTATTATAAGCGCCATTTTCAGCGTTAAAAGACACCTGCAAATCGCCACCTTGAGTGTGCAAAGTAATCAGGTTTTTTTCGGTTTCGCCAATGTAATGCATCGCCAAAGCTACTGCGGTAACACCGGTTCCGCAAGACAGAGTTTCATCTTCAACCCCGCGCTCGTAGGTTCTTACCCTAAATTCGGTGCTCGAAATCTTCTTAACAAAATTCACATTACTTCCCGCCTTATTATAGGGCGCTCCGTAACGGATTTTAGCACCTTTGGTTTTAATATCAAAGTCCTCAATCTGATTCTCAAATTGCACATGATGTGGCGACCCCGTGTCTAAAAACACATGTTGCCGGTGGTTTTCAATAACATCAACATTTTGCATTTGTAGCTTTACTATATCGCCATTTATAGCGGCATGGTGCAACCCGTCTATCGCCTCAAAAACCGCTTTGTTTTTTATAACACCCAATTGATTGGCAAATGCCACCAAACAACGACCGCCATTACCGCACATGGAGCTTTGATTTCCATCGGCGTTGTAATACACCATTTTAAAATCTAAATTGTCGTGGTTTTCAAGTAGAATAAGTCCGTCAGCGCCTATGCCAAAACGTCTGTCGCACAGCGATGCAACGAGTTTGGTATTGTTTTTGTCGAATGTTTGTTGACGATTATCAATCATCACAAAATCGTTTCCTGTACCCTGATATTTATAAAAAGTTTGTTGCATAATTATAATGACAAATATATAAATATTAAATCGGTTTTTTGATTGTTAAATAGCCGTTAAATGACACGTTAAAAATCGTTAAATTTAAATGTGAAATTCAATAAATATTTAATTTTAATCGTTTAATAATTCCCATCCTAATGGGAACAACCTTTTTAAAATGAAACCTCACTAAATCCGAGGAATAATTAATAATAAACAAAACAGTAAAAAATGAAAAAGATTTTAACACTTGTACTCGTTTCAGCATTAGGTGGCATGCTAACGCTTGGTGCCTATAAATTATTTTTAGAACCCGATCAAAATGTTGTGGTGGCCTCAAACCAAACCACACCAACTTTTTTACCAACTAGTAATGTAAGTACTTTGTACAATGTAGAGGATAAAGCTAATTTTGTTCTCGCTGCCGAAAACACCGTGAATGCCGTTGTACACGTAAAAAATGTATCAATTAGCAAAGGACAAATGACCCTGCAGGATTTGTTTTTAGGACGAAATCCGCAGTACAAACAATTGGGCACCGGTTCTGGAGTAATTATTAATGCCGATGGCTATATTATTACCAATAACCATGTGATTAAAAATGCACATGAATTATCGGTTACTTTAAACAATAATAAAACGTTTGAAGCTGAATTAATTGGTGCCGACCCAAAAACAGATATCGCGCTTTTAAAAATTAATGCCGATGAGGATTTACCCTTTGTAACTTTTGCCGATTCCGACCAAGCAAAAATTGGCGAATGGGTATTGGCCGTTGGCAACCCATTTAACTTAACATCAACGGTCACGGCAGGTATTATTAGTGCAAAATCCAGAGATTTGTCAGGAAACAGCTCACAATCTTTTATTCAAACTGATGCGGCTGTAAATCCAGGAAATTCTGGTGGCGCTTTGGTAAACACTAACGGAGAGCTCGTTGGTATAAACACCGCCATTTCTTCACAAACCGGCTCTTTTATCGGATACTCTTTTGCAGTGCCAAGCAATATTG
Protein-coding regions in this window:
- the dapF gene encoding diaminopimelate epimerase, translated to MQQTFYKYQGTGNDFVMIDNRQQTFDKNNTKLVASLCDRRFGIGADGLILLENHDNLDFKMVYYNADGNQSSMCGNGGRCLVAFANQLGVIKNKAVFEAIDGLHHAAINGDIVKLQMQNVDVIENHRQHVFLDTGSPHHVQFENQIEDFDIKTKGAKIRYGAPYNKAGSNVNFVKKISSTEFRVRTYERGVEDETLSCGTGVTAVALAMHYIGETEKNLITLHTQGGDLQVSFNAENGAYNNVWLIGPAKLVFQGKI
- a CDS encoding trypsin-like peptidase domain-containing protein; the protein is MKKILTLVLVSALGGMLTLGAYKLFLEPDQNVVVASNQTTPTFLPTSNVSTLYNVEDKANFVLAAENTVNAVVHVKNVSISKGQMTLQDLFLGRNPQYKQLGTGSGVIINADGYIITNNHVIKNAHELSVTLNNNKTFEAELIGADPKTDIALLKINADEDLPFVTFADSDQAKIGEWVLAVGNPFNLTSTVTAGIISAKSRDLSGNSSQSFIQTDAAVNPGNSGGALVNTNGELVGINTAISSQTGSFIGYSFAVPSNIARKVVEDIMEYGNVQNGILGIKGGPLNSRFSEELGVDDTEGIYIDSVVEDSGADLAGLKKGDIIKEIDRIKISKFSDLTGHLSAKRPNDVVSLVISRNGNLETIPVTLLKNQTYTLPLVGEVKNAKPKDLKKYKVSNGVKIISLNNKYAEYWKNNGVETGNIITAINDVKVNSVEDVQNILKNQPQSEYLRIELINSKGEKERYNFR